The segment GCGGCACGCTCGACGTCCCCGCGCTGATCAAGGCGAGCGACGACGCCGGCATCGAGCATTTCCTGGTCGAGATCGACCGCTCGGACGATCCGATGGGCGCGATCCGCAGCTCGATCCAATATCTCCGCAAGACCATCGGCTGATCGGGATGTAAGGCCAGTTGCGGCATAAATTTATATAATTGACTGACCAATTTTATCGACCTATCCCATTTGGCCAAGCCACTCGGTCAGTCGGCATTGGGAGATTGAGATGAACCGTCGCGAACTGCTCCAGCTATCGGCCATCTCGCTCGCCGGACTCGCCGCCGCGCCCGCGCTCGCCCGCTCGACCAAGCCGCGCCGCTGGGGCATCCAGGCGGGCACCATCCTCCGGGTGCTGGAGGGCGACTTCGAGGGCACGCTGCGCGCGGTCGCGGCGATGGGCTACAAGGAGATCGGCACCACCGGCAGCTTCGGCCGCGACCCGCATTATGTCCGCGAGCAGCTCGATCGCTTCGGCCTCACCTCGCCCAACAACCATGTCGCCCCGAAGGAGACCTATGGCGCCTTTCAGCGCTGGGTGCGGCGCGACCTTTCGAGCCAGGGGATCGAGGACGTCTATGCGGAGACCTTCTCGTTCAAGAACGTCCACGCGGCGTTCGAGGACGGCATCCGGACGTCGAAGATCCTCGGCCAGAAATATGTGATGTGGGCGATCCTGCTGCCCAACCAGATCGCCGACCGCCCGACCATCGACAAGCATATCAAGCTGTTCAACGAGCTGGGCGACATGTGCGCCAGGGAAGGCCTGACCTTCGCCTTCCACAACCATGATCGCGAATTCGCCAAGGTCGGCAACGACGTGATCCTCGACCTGTTCCTCGACAATACCGATCCCGACAAGGTCAAGTTCGAGCTGGATTTCTACTGGGCGACCAAGGCCGGCGCCGATCCGCTCGCCTATCTCAAGCGCTATGCGGGCCGGACCAAGCTCTGCCACATCAAGGACATCACCGCGACCGGCGACTTCGCCGCGGTCGGCAGCGGCACGCTCGACGTCCCCGCGCTGATCAAGGCGAGCGACGACGCCGGCATCGAGCATTTCCTGGTCGAGATCGACCGCTCGGACGACCCGATGGGCGCGATCCGCAGCTCGATCCAGTATCTCCGCAAGACCATCGGCTGACGCCCCAATCGATCGGAGCCGGCCGTGACATCTTCCACCTTTGACGCGATCGTCGTCGGCTCGGGCATTTCGGGCGGCTGGGCCGCCAAGGAGCTGACCGAGCGCGGCGCGCGGGTGCTGCTGATCGATCGTGGCCGCATGGTCCGCCATGGCGAGGATTATCCGGGCGAGCACAAGGCGCCGTGGGAATTCCCGTTCCGCGGCTTCGGCGACCGGCTGCTCTACGAGCGCGACTATGCGGTGCAGCGGCGCGGGCGCGGCTTCGAGGAGGGCAGCGTCCAGTTCTTCGTCAACGACCGCGAGCATCCCTATCAGGTCGAGCCGGGCACCGATTTCTCCTGGCTGCGCGGCTATCAGGTCGGCGGGCGCTCGCTGGTGTGGGGCCGCGCCTCCTTCCGGCTGAGCGACTTCAACTTCGGGGAGAACAAGCGCGACGGCCACGGCATCGACTGGCCGATCCGCTATGCCGACGTCGCGCCCTGGTACGACCATGTCGAGCGCTTCATCGGCGTCAGCGGCGCGCGCGAGGGGATCGACGAGCTGCCCGACGGCGAGTTCCTGCCGCCCTTCGCGATGAACTGCATCGAGGAGCATGCCAAGAAGGCGATCGAGAGCCGCTTCCCCGGCCGGCGGATGATCAACGAGCGGACCGCCGTGCTCAGCCGCGACCACAACGGCCGATCGGCCTGCCATCTCTGCGGCCCCTGCCATCGCGGCTGCTCGACCGGCTCCTATTTCAGCACCCAGAGCTCGACCCTGCCCGCCGCGCAGGCGACCGGCCGGCTGACGATCATGACCGACACGATCGTCGCCGGGGTCGACTATGATCCGCAATCGAAGCGCGTCACCGCCGTCCGCACGATCAACAGCAAGACCGGCGCGCGCGAGACGATCGGCGCGCGGCTGATCTTCCTCAACGCCTCGACGCTGGGCACCATCCACATCCTGCTCAACTCGCGCAGCGAGAGCTTCCCCAACGGGCTCGCCAACGGCAGCGGCGCGGTCGGCCGCGGGATCATGGACACGCTCAAGGGGCCGATGATCACCGGCACCTTCGCGGGCTTCGATCAGTTCCAGCCGGTCGGCAACCGCCCGACCGGCATCTACATCCCGCGCTTCCGCAACCTCGCCGGGCGGCGCGATGCCGACTTCCTGCGCGGCTATGGCTATCAGGGCAGCGGCAGCCGGGCGCTATGGACGCGCGGCGTCGAGTCCAAGGCGATCGGCCCCGCGCTCAAGGCCGAGCTGCACAAGCCGGGGCCCTGGACGATCATGCTCGGCGGCATGGGCGAGCCGCTGCCCAATTTCGACAATGTCGTCCGGCTCGATCCCGCCCGAACCGACAAATGGGGCCTGCCCCAGCTGCTCGTCTCGCACCGCTGGACCGCGAACGAGGAGCGGATGGCACAGGACATGGCCGACCAGGGCGAGGCGATGCTGCGCGCCGCCGGGGCGGTGAAGGTGGCGACGATCCGCGAGATCAAGCCGGGCGGCGAGACCAACCATGAGATGGGCGGCGCGCGCATGGGCCATGATCCGCGCGAGTCGGTGCTCAACGGCTTCAACCAGACGCACGACATCCCCAACCTGTACGTCACCGACGGGAGCTGCATGACCTCGTCGCCCTGCCAGAACCCATCGCTGACCTATATGGCGCTGACCGCGCGCGCCGCCGATCATGCGATGACCCGGCTCCAGCAGGGCGCGCTATGACCCGGCGCCCGCAGCTTCCGGAAAGGCCGGCGATGGACCCGATTTCCCGACGAGCCCTGTTGCGGACCGGCGCCGTCGGCGGCGGCGCGGCGGGACTGGCGCTGCTCGGCGCGCCGCTCGGGGCGGCGGAACCCGTGGCGGCCGCGACGGCCGACGCGGGCCGCCAGCCCCTGCTCGCGGCGCTGGTCGACACGATCATCCCCGCCACCGACACGCCGGGCGCAGCGGAGGCCGGGGTCGCCGATTTCGTCGCGATGATGGTCGAGCGCTGGATGCATCCCGACGAGCGGGCGCGCTTCCTCGCCGGGCTCGACAGCTTCGACGCGACCGTCCGCCGCAGCCATGGCCAGCCCTTCGCGGCGCTGCCGCCCGCGCGGCGGCTGGAGATCCTCCAGGCGATGGCCGCCGCCGAGGAGGGCACCGCCGCCGGCACCCCGCCGGCCGAGGGCCCGTTCCTCGCCCGCATCCGCGCCCTCGCCATCTACGGCTATTACACGTCGGAAGCCGGCGCCTCGCAGGAGCTGGAGCTCAACCTCGTCCCCGGCCATTACGAGCCGTGCCACGATCTCCAGCCCGGCGAGCGGGCGGTATCGCTGGGCCGCAACAACGCCGTGCTGCGGATGCCCTAGACATTCGACCGACCGATATAATCAACCATAACGGGCCCATTTCCATGGCCCGCTGCAAGGGAGTGAGCGCATGTCCTTTTCGCGCCGTGAAGCCGCCCAACTGCTGTTCGCCGCGCCGGTCGCGGCGCTCGCGCTCAAGCCCGGGCTCGCCTCCGCGCTGACGCCGGCCCGGCCCAATTCGAAATGGGCGGGCGTGCAGGTCGGCCTCAACGTCCCCTACAGCTTCGGCACCCGCACCGCGCTCAGCGCCGAACAGGTGCTCCAGCGTACCGTCGCGTTGGGGATCAGCGCGGTCGAGCTGCGCATCCAGCCGATCGAGATCTCGCTGGGCCTGCCCCACGACCTCGTCCTCGGCCCGGCCCCGTCGGACTATCGGGCGGTCTATTATCCCAAGGGCGACTCCCCCGAGATCCTGCCGCCCGCGCCGGGGCGGACGACGATCACCCAGGACTATGTCGACGCCTACAAGATCGGCGCGGCCAGGCGCCGCGACTGGCGCCTCGCGCTGCCGATCCGATCGGTCGAGAAGATCCGTCGCATGTATGACGCCGCCGGGGTCAGGATCGAGATCGTCAAGTTCGACGGCATCAACGACTTCGAGGGCGAGGAACTCGACTATATGTTCAACCTCGCCAAGGCGATCGGCGCGCGCGCCGTGTCGGGCGAGATGGCGATCCCGGCGATCCCCAAGCTCGCGGCGGCGGCGGACAAGCACCGCTTCATGGTCGGCCTGCACAACCATCTGGCGATCACCCCGGCCATGTGGGAGGACGCCTTCCGCCAGAGCCGCTACCTCGGCGCCAATGTCGACATCGGCCATTTCCTGGCCGGCAACCAGGCGTCGCCGCTGCCCTTCATCGAGCAGCATCACGACCGGATCACCCATCTCCACGTCAAGGACAAGACGCTGGGCAACGTCAATGTCGAGTTCGGCAAGGGCGACACCCCGGTCCGCGAGATCCTCCAGACGATCCGTGACAACAAGTGGAACATCCAGGCGACGATCGAATATGAGATCCCGCTCGACCCCACCGCCGATCGCGACGCCGAAATCCGCAAGGCGATCGCCTATTGCCGCCAGTGCCTGCTCAGCTAGGAATAGGATGAGGCGCTGGAAACGAGGCAGGTCGGGGGCATGATGGCGGACGATATTTCGGAGGACGAGGCGCGCCTCGAACGCGCGCTGCGCGCGCAGGAACGGCTCGGCTGGATCATCTCCGCGCTCGCGGTGCTGCTCACCGCCGGCTTCATGGTCGCGCTGACGCTCGACTGGCCGCTGCTCGCCCGGTCCTTGTTCGGCCATGCGGTAACCGGCTTCGCGGTGGTGGCGATGGGTCTGCTCAGCCTGTTCATCGCCGCGATCGCCCTGTTCTCCGCCGTCGCCAACCGCAACGACGCGCTGCGCAGGGCCGTGACGAAGGGCGACCGATGACCGCCATCCATCCCTCCGCCATCCTGATCTTCGCCGCGATCGTCCTGTCGTCGCTCGTCATCACCTATTGGGCGCATCGGCGCAGCAAGAGCGCCGAGGGCTTCTACGCGGCCGGCGGCAACATCACGCCGATGCAGAACGGGATCGCCATCTCGGGCGACTATCTGTCGGCCGCCTCCTTCCTGGGGACGATCGCGGTCTTCTACGGCATGGGCGACGACGGGCTGATCTACGCGGTCGGGGCGGCGGCCGGCTGGCCGATCGTGCTGTGCCTGGTCGCCGAGCGGCTGCGCAACCTCGGCCGCTACACCTTCTCCGACGTGGTCAGCTACCGGCTCGAGGAGAAGCCGATCCGGCTGTTCACCGCGGTCAGCACCCTGTGCGTCACCGGCGCCTACCTGATCGCGCAGATGGTCGGCGGCGCGACGCTGATCGCCGCGCTGTTCGGCCTGTCCTACGCCGCCGCCATCGCCTGCTTCGGCGTGCTGATGGTGTTCTACGTGGTGATCGGCGGCATGACCGCGACGACCTGGATCCAGATCATCAAGGCGACGCTGCTCGTCCTGATCGCGCTGGTGATGGTGGCACTGGCGATGCGGCTTTACGGCGGCCCGCTGGCGCTGGTCGACGCGGCGGCCGCCTCCTCGACCGGCCCGACCGGGCATATGCGCGAGTCCGGACTGCTCCCCGACGGCTTCAGCGCGGTGTCGCTGGCGCTGGCCTTCGCGCTCGGCCCGGTCGGCCTGCCGCACATCCTGATGCGCTTCTTCACCGTCCGCGACGGCATCTCGGCGCGCCGCTCGCTGAGCATCGCCGCGCTGATCATCGCCGTCTTCCAGATGCTGATGGTGCTGCTCGGCTATGCCGCCATGGCGCTGCTGTCGGGCGACGCGCGCTTCGCCCAGGCCGACGGCAAGCTGGTCGGCGGCCTCAACATGGCGACCCTCCACCTCGCCGAGGCGCTCGGCGGGCCGACGCTGCTCGGCGCTGTGTCGGCGGTCTCCTTCGCGACGATCCTCGCGGTCGTGGCCGGGCTGACGCTGGCGGCGGCCTCGGCCGTGTCGCGCGACCTTTATCGCCACGTCTTCGCGCGCGGGACGGCCAACGACCAGCGCGAGGTGCGCATCTCGAAGATATCGGCGGCGGTGATCGGCGTGATCTCGGTGGTGCTCGGCCTTGCCTTCGAGCATGAGAATATCGGCTTCCTCGCGACGCTGCCGCTGGTCATCGCCGCCAGCGTCAACTGCCCGATCCTGCTGCTCGCGCTCTACTGGAAGGGCCTCACCACGCGCGGCGCGGTGACCGGCGGCACGCTGGGCCTGCTCTTCTCGGTCGTGCCGATCATCCTCAGCAAGAAGGTGTGGGTCGACACGCTGGGCCATCCGGAAGCGATCTTCCCCTATGAATATCCGACCGTCCTCGCGCTCGCGGCGGCGGTCGGCGGGGCGGTGCTGGTCTCGCATTTCGACCGTGGCGCGCGCGCCGACCGCGAGCGCGCCGCCTTCGCCGCGCAGCGACGCCGCTCGATCGGGCTCGGCTGACCGTCCGATGGGGTGGCATTTCTATCGCCCCGAGGACGGCCATGGCCTTCCCCATGACCCGTTCAAGGCGATCGTCACGCCGCGCCCGATCGGGTGGATATCGACGGTCGACGCCGAGGGACGGCCGAACCTGGCGCCCTACAGCTTCTTCAACGCGCTGTCGTCGCGGCCGCCGATCCTCGGCTTCGCGAGCGAGGGGCGCAAGGACACGCTCGCCAATATCGAGGCGACCGGCGAGTTCGTCTTCAACCTGGCGACCGGACCGCTGGCGGCGGCGGTCAGCCTGACCTCGCGGACCGTCGCCGCCGACGTCGACGAGATGGCGCTGGCCGGGCTCGCCGCCGTGCCGTGCCGGATCGTCCGCGCGCCGCGCGTCGCGGCCTCGCCAGCCGCGCTCGAATGCCGGCTGATCGAGGTCCATCGGATCACCGACCTGTCCGGGCAGCCGACCGACCACCGGCTCGTGATCGGCCAGGTGGTCGGCGTCCATATCGCGCAGGACTATCTCCGCGACGGACTGTTCGACACGGCCGCAGCGGCGCCGCTCGCGCGCTGCGGCTATGTCGCCGACTATGCGGTCGCCGACCGCATCCTCAGCGTCCCGCGCGAGGATTGAGCCGGGGCCGTTCGGGCAGCGCGAAGGCGATGAAGCTGCCGCCCGGCACATTGTCCGGCCCGGCCGCCTTACCGCCGCCCGCCGCGATCACGACGAACTGCCGGCCCCCGGCCTCGTAGACGGCGGGGGTGGCGTTGCCCGCCGCCGGCAGCAGCGTCTCCCACAGCAGCTTGCCGCTGCGCTTGTCATAGGCGCGGAACTTGCGGTCGTAGACGGTCGCGCCGATGAAGAACAATCCGCCCGCGGTGACGACGCCGCCGCCATAATTGTCCGATCCGGTGTCGCCCATGCCCTTGGCGACCAGCTCGGGATATTCGCCGAAATTGCGCCGCCAGGCATAGCGGCCGCTGTTCAGGTCGATCGCGCTCAGCGTGCCCCAGGGCGGGCGGATGCCGGGATAGCCGTCGGGATCGGCGAGCTTGCCATAGCCCGCGAAGCTGTATTCGGCGGCGTCGGAACGGGTCCGCACCTCACCCTTCAGCGCGGTATCGCGATCATAGACCAGATAGTCGGCGACCGCGCCGATCCCTTCGTTGCCGAGATGCTCGAAGCTGGGCATCCGCCCGCCGCCGCGCCCGATCATGCGGAACACGTCGAACTTGGTCAGCCGGTCGCCGACCCCGGCCAGCGAGGGGAATTCGGGCGGCGATCCCTTGCGGTCGAGGCCGTGGCAGCCCGAGCATTCGGCCTCGTAGATCGCCTTGCCCGACGCGATCGGCGAGGTCGACCGCTTGCCGAGCTGCAGCACCGACGGCTTCTCGTTGCTGTTGACGTAGAGCAGGCCGGTCTCGGGATCGAAGGCCGTGCCACCCCATTCGGCGCCGCCGTCGGTGCCGGGGGCGAGCAGCGTCCCCTCGAAGCTCGGCGGCGCGAAGAAGGCGGACGAGGCGAAGCGGTCGAAGCGCTCGGCGACCGCCTTGTGCGCCTCGGGCGTGCGCATGGTCAGGTCCGCGCGGCTCAGGCCCTGGCGCGCATAGGGCGCCGGCAGCGACGGGAAGGGCTGGGTCGGCGAGGCATGTTCGCCGGGGATGGTCGACGGCGGCACCGGCCGCTCGACGATCGGGAACAGCGGCGCGCCGGTGACGCGGTCGAGGACATAGACGAAGCCCT is part of the Rhizorhabdus wittichii RW1 genome and harbors:
- a CDS encoding Xylose isomerase domain protein TIM barrel (PFAM: Xylose isomerase domain protein TIM barrel) codes for the protein MNRRELLQLSAISLAGLAAAPALARSTKPRRWGIQAGTILRVLEGDFEGTLRAVAAMGYKEIGTTGSFGRDPHYVREQLDRFGLTSPNNHVAPKETYGAFQRWVRRDLSSQGIEDVYAETFSFKNVHAAFEDGIRTSKILGQKYVMWAILLPNQIADRPTIDKHIKLFNELGDMCAREGLTFAFHNHDREFAKVGNDVILDLFLDNTDPDKVKFELDFYWATKAGADPLAYLKRYAGRTKLCHIKDITATGDFAAVGSGTLDVPALIKASDDAGIEHFLVEIDRSDDPMGAIRSSIQYLRKTIG
- a CDS encoding SSS sodium solute transporter superfamily (TIGRFAM: SSS sodium solute transporter superfamily~PFAM: Na+/solute symporter) translates to MTAIHPSAILIFAAIVLSSLVITYWAHRRSKSAEGFYAAGGNITPMQNGIAISGDYLSAASFLGTIAVFYGMGDDGLIYAVGAAAGWPIVLCLVAERLRNLGRYTFSDVVSYRLEEKPIRLFTAVSTLCVTGAYLIAQMVGGATLIAALFGLSYAAAIACFGVLMVFYVVIGGMTATTWIQIIKATLLVLIALVMVALAMRLYGGPLALVDAAAASSTGPTGHMRESGLLPDGFSAVSLALAFALGPVGLPHILMRFFTVRDGISARRSLSIAALIIAVFQMLMVLLGYAAMALLSGDARFAQADGKLVGGLNMATLHLAEALGGPTLLGAVSAVSFATILAVVAGLTLAAASAVSRDLYRHVFARGTANDQREVRISKISAAVIGVISVVLGLAFEHENIGFLATLPLVIAASVNCPILLLALYWKGLTTRGAVTGGTLGLLFSVVPIILSKKVWVDTLGHPEAIFPYEYPTVLALAAAVGGAVLVSHFDRGARADRERAAFAAQRRRSIGLG
- a CDS encoding Quinoprotein glucose dehydrogenase (PFAM: Pyrrolo-quinoline quinone; cytochrome c, class I), producing MHRSAALSLALVSTMLLAAPRAAPDAAGGYRGWPAYGGGTDNIHYSSLRQIDTRNVGKLAVAWTFDTGDAFGEGGNASEMECNPIVVDGVMYVVSPRLRVFALDAATGRKLWMFDPNPGETVVSKQRLRGVSYWSDGREARIFMTSRSFLLAIDARTGKAIPSFGAGGRVDLRDGLGRDPKDISVGANTPGIVHGDLVIMGTTGWAPGHIRAYDARTGKIRWTFHTIPQPGEYGYDSWPKDAWKTINGANAWAGMALDGKRGILFVPTASAGQGDKDFFGGDRKGDNLFANSLVALDAATGRRLWHFQAVHHDLWDYDFPAPPSLVTVRRGGRMVDAVAQTSKQGFVYVLDRVTGAPLFPIVERPVPPSTIPGEHASPTQPFPSLPAPYARQGLSRADLTMRTPEAHKAVAERFDRFASSAFFAPPSFEGTLLAPGTDGGAEWGGTAFDPETGLLYVNSNEKPSVLQLGKRSTSPIASGKAIYEAECSGCHGLDRKGSPPEFPSLAGVGDRLTKFDVFRMIGRGGGRMPSFEHLGNEGIGAVADYLVYDRDTALKGEVRTRSDAAEYSFAGYGKLADPDGYPGIRPPWGTLSAIDLNSGRYAWRRNFGEYPELVAKGMGDTGSDNYGGGVVTAGGLFFIGATVYDRKFRAYDKRSGKLLWETLLPAAGNATPAVYEAGGRQFVVIAAGGGKAAGPDNVPGGSFIAFALPERPRLNPRAGR
- a CDS encoding Xylose isomerase domain protein TIM barrel (PFAM: Xylose isomerase domain protein TIM barrel), translated to MSFSRREAAQLLFAAPVAALALKPGLASALTPARPNSKWAGVQVGLNVPYSFGTRTALSAEQVLQRTVALGISAVELRIQPIEISLGLPHDLVLGPAPSDYRAVYYPKGDSPEILPPAPGRTTITQDYVDAYKIGAARRRDWRLALPIRSVEKIRRMYDAAGVRIEIVKFDGINDFEGEELDYMFNLAKAIGARAVSGEMAIPAIPKLAAAADKHRFMVGLHNHLAITPAMWEDAFRQSRYLGANVDIGHFLAGNQASPLPFIEQHHDRITHLHVKDKTLGNVNVEFGKGDTPVREILQTIRDNKWNIQATIEYEIPLDPTADRDAEIRKAIAYCRQCLLS
- a CDS encoding Conserved protein/domain typically associated with flavoprotein oxygenase DIM6/NTAB family-like protein, producing the protein MGWHFYRPEDGHGLPHDPFKAIVTPRPIGWISTVDAEGRPNLAPYSFFNALSSRPPILGFASEGRKDTLANIEATGEFVFNLATGPLAAAVSLTSRTVAADVDEMALAGLAAVPCRIVRAPRVAASPAALECRLIEVHRITDLSGQPTDHRLVIGQVVGVHIAQDYLRDGLFDTAAAAPLARCGYVADYAVADRILSVPRED
- a CDS encoding glucose-methanol-choline oxidoreductase (PFAM: glucose-methanol-choline oxidoreductase), with amino-acid sequence MTSSTFDAIVVGSGISGGWAAKELTERGARVLLIDRGRMVRHGEDYPGEHKAPWEFPFRGFGDRLLYERDYAVQRRGRGFEEGSVQFFVNDREHPYQVEPGTDFSWLRGYQVGGRSLVWGRASFRLSDFNFGENKRDGHGIDWPIRYADVAPWYDHVERFIGVSGAREGIDELPDGEFLPPFAMNCIEEHAKKAIESRFPGRRMINERTAVLSRDHNGRSACHLCGPCHRGCSTGSYFSTQSSTLPAAQATGRLTIMTDTIVAGVDYDPQSKRVTAVRTINSKTGARETIGARLIFLNASTLGTIHILLNSRSESFPNGLANGSGAVGRGIMDTLKGPMITGTFAGFDQFQPVGNRPTGIYIPRFRNLAGRRDADFLRGYGYQGSGSRALWTRGVESKAIGPALKAELHKPGPWTIMLGGMGEPLPNFDNVVRLDPARTDKWGLPQLLVSHRWTANEERMAQDMADQGEAMLRAAGAVKVATIREIKPGGETNHEMGGARMGHDPRESVLNGFNQTHDIPNLYVTDGSCMTSSPCQNPSLTYMALTARAADHAMTRLQQGAL